Proteins co-encoded in one Cupriavidus nantongensis genomic window:
- a CDS encoding GNAT family N-acetyltransferase: MEIRLLTPADAEAFHALRLQGLAEAPEAFAASLEEEQDLQPEAVAQRLAPSADKAVFGAFDGGALAGAVGIMREPRRKHWHKASIFGMYVAPGWRDKKLGRALMERALEQAVAMEGVRQVILCVNAGSAGAVRLYESLGFERFGLEPDALYVAPHFYDKLDMVLRLPAAPARPDL, encoded by the coding sequence CTGGAGATCCGGCTGCTGACACCCGCCGATGCAGAGGCCTTCCACGCGCTGCGCCTGCAGGGCCTGGCCGAGGCGCCGGAAGCCTTTGCCGCCAGCCTGGAAGAAGAACAGGACCTGCAGCCCGAGGCGGTGGCGCAGCGGCTCGCGCCGAGCGCCGACAAGGCTGTGTTCGGCGCCTTCGACGGCGGCGCGCTGGCCGGCGCGGTCGGCATCATGCGCGAGCCGCGCCGCAAGCACTGGCACAAGGCGTCGATCTTCGGCATGTACGTGGCGCCGGGCTGGCGCGACAAGAAGCTCGGCCGCGCGCTGATGGAGCGCGCGCTGGAGCAGGCCGTCGCCATGGAGGGCGTGCGCCAGGTGATCCTGTGCGTCAATGCCGGCAGCGCGGGCGCGGTGCGTCTCTACGAGTCGCTCGGCTTCGAGCGTTTCGGGCTCGAGCCCGACGCGCTGTATGTCGCGCCGCACTTCTACGACAAGCTCGACATGGTGCTGCGGCTGCCGGCCGCCCCGGCGCGGCCGGATCTCTGA
- a CDS encoding FAD-linked oxidase C-terminal domain-containing protein, which translates to MNAPHEAQTLAPGAADSSATAAATATAADGRRDALLAGLAQILPDAAVLWKPEDTVPYECDGLAAYRQVPMAVALPDTEEQVCAILRLCHQLGVPVVPRGAGTSLSGGAMPIAEGLVLSLAKFKRILSVDPYSRTAVVQPGVRNLAISDAAAPHNLYYAPDPSSQIACTIGGNVSENSGGVHCLKYGLTVHNVLRVRAVTMSGEVVVFGSEAPDAPGLDLLAVLIGSEGMLAVVTEVTVRLIPKPQLAQVIMACFDDVEKGGNAVADVIAAGIIPAGLEMMDKPATAAVEQFVHAGYDLDAAAILLCESDGTPEEVAEEIERMSAVLTASGCTRIVVSQNEAERLRFWSGRKNAFPAAGRISPDYYCMDGTIPRKHIGTLLKRIEAMEVKYGLRCINVFHAGDGNMHPLVLFDGGDQDEWHRAELFGADILETCVELGGTVTGEHGVGVEKLNSMCVQFSTAERDAFFGVKAAFDPARLLNPDKAIPTLARCAEYGKMHVKKGLLPHPELPRF; encoded by the coding sequence ATGAATGCCCCGCACGAAGCCCAAACCCTCGCTCCCGGCGCCGCCGACAGTTCGGCAACGGCCGCGGCCACGGCCACGGCCGCCGACGGCCGCCGCGACGCGCTGCTGGCCGGCCTGGCGCAGATCCTGCCCGACGCCGCTGTGCTGTGGAAGCCGGAAGACACCGTGCCCTATGAGTGCGACGGCCTGGCCGCTTACCGCCAGGTGCCGATGGCGGTGGCCCTGCCCGACACCGAGGAGCAGGTCTGCGCGATCCTGCGGCTGTGCCACCAGCTGGGCGTGCCGGTGGTGCCGCGCGGCGCCGGCACCAGCCTGTCGGGCGGCGCCATGCCGATCGCCGAGGGCCTGGTGCTGTCGCTGGCCAAGTTCAAGCGCATCCTGTCGGTCGACCCGTACTCACGCACCGCGGTGGTCCAGCCGGGTGTGCGCAACCTGGCGATCTCGGACGCCGCCGCGCCGCACAACCTGTACTACGCGCCCGACCCGTCGTCGCAGATCGCCTGCACCATCGGCGGCAATGTCAGCGAGAATTCCGGCGGCGTGCACTGCCTGAAGTACGGCCTGACCGTGCACAACGTGCTGCGCGTGCGCGCGGTGACGATGTCGGGCGAGGTGGTGGTGTTCGGCTCCGAGGCCCCGGACGCGCCCGGGCTGGACCTGCTGGCCGTGCTGATCGGCTCCGAGGGCATGCTGGCGGTGGTCACCGAGGTCACCGTGCGCCTGATCCCCAAGCCGCAGCTGGCGCAGGTGATCATGGCCTGCTTCGACGATGTCGAGAAAGGCGGCAACGCGGTCGCCGACGTGATCGCCGCGGGCATCATCCCGGCCGGGCTGGAAATGATGGACAAGCCCGCCACCGCCGCGGTCGAGCAGTTCGTGCACGCGGGCTATGACCTCGATGCCGCCGCGATCCTGCTATGCGAGTCCGACGGCACGCCCGAGGAAGTGGCCGAGGAAATCGAGCGCATGAGCGCGGTGCTGACGGCATCGGGCTGCACCCGCATCGTGGTCTCGCAGAACGAGGCCGAACGGCTGCGCTTCTGGAGCGGCCGCAAGAACGCCTTCCCGGCGGCGGGGCGGATCTCGCCCGACTATTACTGCATGGACGGCACCATCCCGCGCAAGCACATCGGCACGCTGCTCAAGCGCATCGAGGCGATGGAAGTGAAGTACGGCCTGCGCTGCATCAACGTGTTCCATGCCGGCGACGGCAACATGCATCCGCTGGTGCTGTTCGACGGCGGCGACCAGGACGAATGGCACCGCGCCGAGCTGTTCGGCGCCGACATCCTGGAAACCTGCGTCGAGCTGGGCGGCACCGTCACCGGCGAGCACGGCGTCGGCGTGGAAAAGCTCAACTCCATGTGCGTGCAGTTCTCGACCGCCGAGCGCGACGCCTTCTTCGGCGTCAAGGCCGCTTTCGACCCGGCGCGGCTGCTCAACCCCGACAAGGCCATCCCGACGCTGGCGCGCTGCGCCGAGTACGGCAAGATGCACGTGAAGAAGGGCCTGCTGCCGCATCCCGAGCTGCCGCGCTTCTGA
- a CDS encoding ion transporter, with product MRENPRRRQHQEAVVRQRLGQPEAGWRQRWYTIIFEADTREGRIFDVALLLAIITSVMIVMLDSLPAVNQRLGGVFTALEWMFTLLFTAEYAMRLLVVRRPWRYALSFYGVIDFISIMPTWLAFFVPELHFLIDVRLLRLLRVFRILKLTVYFEEAEILYRALVNSRRKIFVFLAAVFIITVILGTVMYVVEGPEHGFHSIPVSMYWAVVTLTTTGFGDMVPKTALGQFITSLTILLGYGIIAFPTGIVGAELAASIMKRPLTTRTCTHCLTEGHEPDAQYCKHCGSSLPAYQNDRPEVPGGRDGSPGP from the coding sequence ATGCGAGAGAATCCACGCCGGCGCCAGCACCAGGAAGCCGTGGTGCGCCAGCGCCTGGGCCAGCCCGAGGCCGGCTGGCGCCAGCGCTGGTACACCATCATCTTCGAGGCCGATACGCGCGAAGGGCGCATCTTCGATGTCGCGCTGCTGCTCGCCATCATCACCAGCGTGATGATCGTGATGCTCGACAGCCTGCCCGCGGTGAACCAGCGCCTGGGCGGGGTCTTCACGGCGCTGGAATGGATGTTCACGCTGCTGTTCACGGCCGAGTACGCCATGCGCCTGCTGGTGGTGCGGCGGCCGTGGCGCTATGCGCTGAGCTTCTACGGCGTGATCGACTTCATCTCGATCATGCCGACCTGGCTGGCGTTCTTCGTGCCGGAACTGCATTTCCTGATCGACGTGCGGCTGCTGCGGCTGCTGCGCGTATTCCGGATCCTGAAGCTGACCGTGTACTTCGAGGAAGCCGAGATCCTGTACCGCGCGCTGGTCAACAGCCGGCGCAAGATCTTCGTGTTCCTGGCCGCGGTGTTCATCATCACCGTGATCCTCGGCACCGTGATGTACGTGGTCGAGGGCCCGGAGCACGGCTTCCACAGCATCCCGGTCAGCATGTACTGGGCGGTGGTGACGCTGACCACCACCGGCTTCGGCGACATGGTGCCGAAGACGGCGCTGGGGCAGTTCATTACCTCGCTGACGATCCTGCTGGGCTACGGCATCATCGCCTTTCCCACCGGCATCGTCGGCGCCGAGCTGGCCGCCAGCATCATGAAGCGGCCGCTGACCACGCGCACCTGCACCCATTGCCTGACCGAGGGGCACGAGCCCGACGCGCAGTATTGCAAGCACTGCGGCAGCTCGCTGCCGGCCTATCAGAACGACCGGCCCGAAGTCCCGGGCGGCCGCGACGGCTCGCCCGGTCCCTGA
- the glcE gene encoding glycolate oxidase subunit GlcE translates to MQATLDAFRDAVRQATETRTALRLRGGGSKDFYGQPPQGQLLDTRAYTGIVDYDPAELVITARCGTPLAEIEAALAEKRQILAFEPPHFALPGQPSVATLGGAVAAGLSGPRRQSVGALRDFVLGAQLMDGRGEVMDFGGQVMKNVAGYDVSRLLAGSLGTLGLILQVSVKVLPAPFDEATLRFEMAQDEAIRQLNQWGGQPLPLASSVWHAGVLHVRLSGAGAAVRAACARLGGERLDPESAAALWQALREQTHPFFAPAHAGRALWRLAVPTVAAPLALPGEQLVEWGGGQRWWLPEEGSARADAESVRAVAQAAGGHATLFRHGDKSMGVFTPLASPLAAIHRRLKETFDPAGIFNPQRMYPGL, encoded by the coding sequence ATGCAAGCCACCCTCGACGCCTTCCGCGACGCCGTCAGGCAAGCCACCGAGACCCGCACCGCGCTGCGGCTGCGCGGCGGCGGCAGCAAGGACTTCTACGGCCAGCCGCCGCAAGGCCAGTTGCTGGACACGCGCGCCTACACCGGCATCGTCGACTACGACCCGGCCGAGCTGGTCATCACCGCGCGCTGCGGCACGCCGCTGGCCGAGATCGAAGCCGCGCTGGCGGAAAAGCGCCAGATCCTGGCATTCGAGCCGCCCCACTTCGCACTGCCCGGCCAGCCCAGCGTGGCGACGCTGGGCGGTGCCGTCGCCGCCGGGTTGTCGGGCCCGCGCCGGCAGTCGGTGGGCGCGCTGCGCGACTTCGTGCTGGGCGCGCAGCTGATGGACGGCCGCGGCGAGGTGATGGACTTCGGCGGCCAGGTGATGAAGAACGTCGCGGGCTATGACGTGTCGCGGCTGCTGGCGGGCTCGCTCGGCACGCTCGGGCTGATCCTGCAGGTCTCGGTCAAGGTGCTGCCGGCGCCGTTCGACGAGGCCACGCTGCGCTTCGAGATGGCGCAGGACGAAGCCATCCGGCAACTGAACCAGTGGGGCGGGCAGCCGCTGCCGCTGGCATCTTCGGTGTGGCATGCGGGCGTGCTGCACGTGCGCCTGTCCGGCGCCGGCGCCGCGGTGCGTGCTGCCTGCGCCCGGCTCGGCGGCGAACGGCTGGACCCGGAGTCGGCTGCCGCGCTGTGGCAAGCGCTGCGCGAGCAGACCCATCCGTTCTTTGCCCCGGCGCACGCCGGCCGCGCGCTGTGGCGGCTGGCGGTTCCCACCGTGGCCGCGCCGCTGGCGCTGCCGGGCGAACAGCTGGTCGAATGGGGCGGCGGCCAGCGCTGGTGGCTGCCCGAAGAGGGCTCGGCCAGGGCCGACGCCGAAAGCGTGCGCGCGGTGGCCCAGGCTGCCGGCGGCCATGCCACGCTGTTTCGCCATGGCGACAAGTCGATGGGCGTGTTCACGCCGCTGGCATCCCCGCTGGCCGCGATCCACCGCCGCCTGAAGGAGACCTTCGACCCCGCCGGCATCTTCAACCCGCAGCGCATGTACCCCGGGCTCTGA